In one Fodinicola acaciae genomic region, the following are encoded:
- a CDS encoding ABC transporter ATP-binding protein: MRPATIEARDLAKGYPGGVRALDGISFHVPAGSVFSVLGPNGAGKSTAMKILTTLARPDSGSAAIGGIDVARDPQAVRRIIGCVTQQSGVDGAATGRENLTLQGRLHGLSGRTLAARVDELIERVDLTAAARRLAETYSGGTKRKLDIAMSLIHRPRVLFLDEPTTGLDPEIRAEIWQQIAALSERDQLTVLLTTHYLEEADRLADRVVILDHGKVVAEGSPSQLKDELRGDAVRVDLIEPRAVPAAHRALSGLALIREVVVEGCAVRARVDDAAAAVPLVLAALNADGVRAASVTIARPSLHDVYLHHASRSEASR; encoded by the coding sequence TTGCGTCCAGCCACTATTGAGGCACGCGACCTCGCGAAGGGTTATCCCGGCGGAGTACGCGCGCTCGACGGAATCAGTTTCCACGTGCCGGCCGGCAGTGTGTTCAGCGTGCTCGGCCCCAACGGCGCGGGAAAGTCCACCGCGATGAAAATCCTGACGACACTGGCCAGGCCGGACAGCGGCTCGGCGGCGATCGGCGGCATCGACGTCGCGCGCGACCCGCAGGCCGTACGGCGGATCATCGGCTGCGTCACCCAACAGTCCGGAGTGGACGGCGCGGCGACCGGCCGGGAAAACCTGACGCTGCAGGGAAGACTGCACGGCCTGTCCGGTCGTACGCTCGCGGCTCGCGTCGACGAGCTGATCGAACGGGTCGACCTGACGGCAGCGGCGCGGCGGCTGGCCGAGACCTACTCCGGTGGTACGAAACGAAAACTCGACATCGCGATGAGCCTGATCCACCGGCCGCGGGTGCTTTTCCTGGACGAGCCGACGACCGGCCTGGACCCGGAGATCCGCGCGGAGATCTGGCAGCAGATCGCCGCGCTGTCCGAGCGCGACCAGCTGACCGTCCTGCTCACGACGCACTATCTGGAGGAGGCCGACCGGCTCGCCGACCGGGTGGTGATCCTCGACCACGGCAAGGTCGTCGCCGAAGGCAGCCCGAGCCAGCTGAAGGACGAACTGCGCGGCGACGCCGTGCGGGTGGACCTGATCGAGCCGCGTGCCGTGCCGGCCGCACACCGCGCGCTGTCCGGCCTCGCGCTGATCCGCGAGGTCGTCGTCGAAGGTTGCGCCGTACGCGCACGTGTCGACGACGCCGCCGCGGCCGTGCCGCTGGTTCTGGCCGCGTTGAACGCCGACGGCGTACGCGCCGCGTCGGTGACGATCGCGCGGCCGTCACTGCACGACGTCTATCTCCACCACGCGAGCCGCTCGGAGGCCAGCCGATGA
- a CDS encoding methyltransferase — protein sequence MTTTIPGKTELIRLGLDHCRSKVLLTAVELGIFTHLAAAPATETELRAALDLHPRATRDFLDALVAMDLLDREQGFYRNTAVSDAYLDARKPGYVGGFLIMHNLQYGKWARLAELLQIGSVTEDVENEQKMHDDMQADPKRIRRFMAAMDGINQLVGPALADKYDWRAHRSFADLGGARGNLSAELVKAHPHLNATVFDLPAVREVFDEHMEKLGMAGRIAFHPGDFFTEPVPSADVLIFGHVLHDWNPGLRKELVRKAYDALPSGGVLLVYDPMIDDERRTNDHSLITSLHMMLISPGGSEYTAADCRAMMVEAGFTETDTTQLTDVDTLVIGRKK from the coding sequence ATGACAACCACAATCCCCGGAAAGACCGAGCTGATCCGGCTCGGCCTGGACCACTGCCGCTCCAAGGTCCTGCTGACCGCGGTCGAGCTCGGGATTTTCACGCACCTCGCGGCGGCGCCGGCCACCGAGACCGAGCTGCGCGCCGCGCTCGACCTGCATCCGCGCGCCACTCGCGATTTCCTCGACGCGCTGGTGGCGATGGACCTGCTCGACCGAGAACAGGGTTTCTATCGCAACACAGCGGTTTCCGATGCGTACCTGGACGCGCGCAAGCCTGGATACGTCGGTGGCTTTCTCATCATGCACAACCTGCAGTACGGCAAATGGGCCCGGCTCGCCGAGCTCCTGCAGATCGGCTCGGTCACCGAAGACGTGGAAAACGAACAGAAGATGCACGACGACATGCAGGCCGACCCGAAGCGTATCCGCCGGTTCATGGCCGCGATGGACGGCATCAACCAGCTGGTCGGTCCGGCCCTGGCCGACAAGTACGACTGGCGCGCGCACCGGTCGTTCGCCGACCTCGGCGGCGCGCGCGGCAACCTGTCGGCCGAGCTGGTGAAGGCGCATCCGCACCTGAACGCCACCGTCTTCGACCTGCCGGCGGTGCGCGAGGTTTTCGACGAACACATGGAAAAGCTCGGCATGGCCGGCCGGATCGCCTTCCATCCCGGCGACTTCTTCACCGAGCCGGTGCCCTCGGCGGACGTATTGATCTTCGGTCACGTCCTGCACGACTGGAATCCGGGCCTGCGCAAGGAACTCGTCCGCAAGGCGTACGACGCGCTGCCGTCCGGCGGTGTGCTGCTGGTCTACGACCCCATGATCGACGACGAGCGCCGTACCAACGACCACAGCCTGATCACCAGCCTGCACATGATGCTGATCAGTCCCGGCGGCAGCGAGTACACCGCGGCCGACTGCCGCGCGATGATGGTCGAGGCCGGCTTCACCGAGACCGACACGACCCAGCTGACCGACGTCGACACGCTGGTTATCGGCCGCAAAAAGTGA
- a CDS encoding NAD-dependent epimerase/dehydratase family protein, with amino-acid sequence MMQKVLVSGSAGFIGGYVVEELLRRGYEVVGVDNFSKYGKVVKSYDDHPRYRLVEGDATDTGLMTELLADCDHFIAGAAMIGGISYFHTYAYDLLATNERIIAASCDAAIAAHRNGKLSKVTYLSSSMVFESTTDWPSYEGQEREVPPPLSSYGFQKLAVEYFARAAWDQYGLPYTIVRPFNCVGIGESRALGDQQILSGNVTLAMSHVVPDLVQKVLKGQDPLHVLGDGQQIRHYTYGGDLARGIVTAMSHPAAHNEDFNLSTAQSTTVRELAETIWWKAKGPDVPLRLVHDKPFEHDVQRRIPATEKAKRILDFEATTSLDSMLDEVIPWIAQAIDAGTI; translated from the coding sequence ATGATGCAGAAGGTCCTGGTCAGTGGTTCGGCCGGTTTCATCGGCGGTTACGTCGTCGAGGAGCTGCTGCGACGTGGCTACGAGGTGGTCGGCGTCGACAACTTTTCCAAGTACGGCAAGGTGGTCAAGTCATACGACGACCATCCGCGTTATCGCCTGGTGGAGGGCGACGCGACCGACACCGGCCTGATGACCGAGCTGCTGGCCGACTGCGACCACTTCATCGCCGGTGCCGCGATGATCGGCGGCATCTCGTATTTCCACACATACGCGTACGACCTGCTGGCGACCAACGAGCGGATCATCGCCGCCTCCTGCGACGCCGCGATCGCCGCGCACCGCAACGGAAAACTGTCGAAGGTGACCTACCTGTCGTCCTCGATGGTCTTCGAGAGCACCACCGACTGGCCGTCGTACGAAGGCCAGGAGCGCGAGGTGCCGCCGCCGCTTTCCTCGTACGGCTTCCAAAAACTCGCGGTCGAGTATTTCGCGCGCGCGGCCTGGGATCAGTACGGCCTGCCATACACGATCGTCCGGCCGTTCAACTGCGTGGGCATCGGCGAAAGTCGCGCTCTCGGCGATCAGCAGATCTTGTCCGGCAACGTGACACTGGCGATGAGCCACGTCGTGCCGGACCTGGTGCAGAAGGTCCTCAAAGGCCAGGACCCGTTGCATGTTCTCGGTGATGGCCAACAGATCCGGCATTACACATACGGTGGCGATCTGGCTCGCGGCATCGTCACCGCGATGTCGCATCCGGCCGCCCACAACGAGGATTTCAACCTGTCGACCGCGCAGTCGACCACCGTACGCGAGCTCGCCGAGACGATCTGGTGGAAGGCCAAAGGGCCAGATGTGCCGCTGCGGCTGGTCCACGACAAGCCGTTCGAACACGACGTACAACGCCGGATTCCGGCCACCGAAAAGGCAAAACGGATCCTCGACTTCGAGGCCACCACGTCGTTGGACAGCATGCTCGACGAGGTCATCCCGTGGATCGCGCAGGCGATCGACGCGGGGACCATCTAG
- a CDS encoding glycosyltransferase family 39 protein, with translation MTTHLSPPAATEEHVENIVRSGSARWARPALLAILVLAAALYTWGLGASGNAYQYYSAAVLSGTKSWHAFFFASLDPASFITVDKPPLALWIVGLTARVFGFNTWTLLLPQAIEAVAAVAVLYVAVRRTAGVRAGLVAALVLTLTPITVAISRDNTPDPLLVLLLVLAGWAGLEATRSGSVRLLVVAAVLVGFAFNTKMLQAYLVVPALVLTYVVAAPGPTLRRLGHLVAAGAALAVSSLWWLVIVDATPAGSRPYIGGSSNNTFLDSVIGANGIGRLGKSGSGDEWMGDPGVGRMVNDFLGAQISWLIPLAIVALVVGLVLRGRRARTDFPRAVLILWGTWLLTHLAVLSFTSGGPHPYYTAPMAPALAALAATIFVLPKESRRWSLPLAVCASGLLAFVLLSRTPTFVPWLGWLVLIATIVAIAILPAGRWTGPAVAISLVAVLAGPTAFAVVTPFQRIIFTNPLAGPADTWKGGPGGKGGFGGDPNGPFQDLDSSTGDAAGYRKMLAYLDNRRGEATWLAGVPSSQYAAPMILRTGKPFMAMGGFLGSDHALTVAQLRQYVQQGRVRYFLLYPGKVPPRFADPVIAGWIGQHCARIDPSTYGASFSPDALVLHHCQ, from the coding sequence ATGACCACGCATCTGTCTCCGCCGGCCGCCACCGAGGAACACGTTGAGAACATCGTTCGCAGCGGCAGCGCGCGATGGGCTCGTCCCGCACTGCTCGCGATTCTGGTCCTCGCCGCCGCTCTCTACACCTGGGGTCTGGGCGCGAGCGGCAACGCCTACCAGTACTACTCGGCCGCCGTCCTGTCCGGCACCAAGAGCTGGCACGCGTTCTTCTTCGCGTCGCTGGATCCGGCATCCTTCATCACCGTCGACAAACCGCCGCTGGCGCTCTGGATCGTTGGCCTGACCGCGCGGGTTTTCGGCTTCAACACCTGGACATTGTTGCTGCCGCAGGCAATCGAGGCGGTCGCGGCAGTCGCCGTTCTCTATGTGGCCGTACGCCGTACGGCCGGCGTGCGCGCCGGTCTCGTCGCCGCTCTGGTGTTGACGCTGACACCTATCACGGTCGCCATCAGTCGCGACAACACACCTGACCCGCTGCTCGTGCTGCTGCTCGTGCTGGCCGGCTGGGCAGGTCTGGAGGCGACCCGCTCAGGCAGCGTACGACTGCTGGTGGTGGCCGCTGTCCTGGTCGGTTTTGCCTTCAACACGAAGATGTTGCAGGCCTATCTGGTGGTGCCGGCGCTGGTTCTCACGTACGTCGTCGCGGCGCCGGGACCGACGCTCCGGCGGCTCGGGCACCTGGTCGCCGCCGGCGCGGCGCTGGCGGTCAGCAGCCTGTGGTGGCTGGTGATCGTCGACGCGACGCCGGCCGGCTCCAGGCCCTACATCGGTGGCAGCTCCAACAACACGTTCCTGGACAGCGTGATCGGCGCCAACGGCATCGGCCGGCTCGGGAAGTCCGGCTCCGGTGACGAGTGGATGGGCGACCCCGGCGTCGGCCGGATGGTCAACGACTTCCTCGGCGCGCAGATCTCCTGGCTGATTCCACTGGCGATCGTGGCGTTGGTCGTCGGACTCGTGCTGCGTGGGCGCCGTGCGCGTACGGACTTTCCTCGCGCTGTCCTCATCCTGTGGGGGACCTGGCTGCTGACACACCTCGCCGTGCTGAGCTTCACCAGCGGCGGCCCGCATCCCTATTACACCGCGCCGATGGCGCCGGCACTCGCCGCGCTGGCGGCGACGATCTTCGTACTGCCAAAGGAATCCCGGCGCTGGAGCCTGCCGCTCGCCGTCTGCGCCAGCGGCCTGCTGGCCTTCGTGCTTCTGTCGCGTACGCCAACTTTCGTGCCCTGGTTGGGATGGCTGGTCCTGATCGCGACCATCGTCGCGATCGCCATCCTGCCTGCCGGCCGCTGGACCGGCCCGGCGGTGGCGATCTCGCTGGTCGCCGTACTCGCTGGCCCTACCGCTTTCGCTGTCGTGACACCGTTCCAGCGCATCATCTTCACCAATCCGCTGGCCGGTCCTGCTGACACCTGGAAAGGCGGGCCAGGCGGCAAAGGTGGTTTCGGTGGCGACCCGAACGGACCGTTCCAGGACCTCGACAGCTCGACCGGTGACGCCGCCGGCTATCGGAAGATGCTGGCATATCTGGACAACCGGCGGGGTGAGGCGACCTGGCTCGCCGGCGTACCGAGCTCACAGTATGCGGCACCGATGATTTTGCGCACCGGCAAGCCTTTCATGGCGATGGGCGGCTTCCTCGGCAGCGACCACGCGCTCACCGTCGCGCAGCTGCGGCAGTATGTCCAGCAGGGTCGCGTGCGGTATTTCCTGCTCTATCCGGGAAAAGTGCCGCCGCGGTTCGCCGACCCGGTCATCGCCGGCTGGATCGGCCAGCACTGCGCGCGGATCGACCCGTCCACGTACGGCGCGTCCTTCTCTCCGGACGCACTCGTCCTGCACCACTGCCAGTGA
- a CDS encoding GtrA family protein: MTGTPVVRDRQENPRLLDRLPAGMARQLPAFVVIGALSTAAHLAFYALLRTFLPPLVANVPAVLLVMVANTAANRRLAFGFRGSRRALRHHVEGGVTFLLGPVVSSGGLGLLQLAAAHAGRIAELVTLAACTALSTILRFALLRGWVFHPRRNQDPLREHVR, translated from the coding sequence ATGACCGGAACACCGGTTGTCCGCGACCGCCAGGAAAATCCGCGTCTGCTGGATCGGCTGCCGGCCGGCATGGCGCGCCAGCTGCCGGCGTTCGTCGTCATCGGCGCGCTGAGCACCGCCGCGCATCTGGCTTTTTACGCGCTGCTGCGTACGTTCCTGCCGCCACTGGTCGCCAACGTGCCGGCCGTGTTGCTGGTGATGGTGGCCAACACGGCGGCCAACCGGCGGCTCGCGTTCGGTTTTCGCGGCTCACGCCGAGCACTGCGCCACCACGTCGAAGGCGGCGTGACCTTCCTGCTCGGGCCGGTCGTCAGCAGCGGCGGGTTGGGGCTGCTGCAGCTCGCCGCTGCGCATGCCGGCCGGATCGCCGAGCTGGTCACCCTGGCGGCCTGCACGGCACTGTCCACCATCCTGCGCTTCGCGTTGTTGCGTGGCTGGGTTTTTCATCCGCGCCGCAACCAAGACCCCTTACGGGAGCACGTCCGATGA
- a CDS encoding ABC transporter permease codes for MTATLTQSWFMTTRLLRGTVRQPLFLAIGLVQPVVWLLIFGQLFGRVTELGGFGTRSYLDYLTPGVLVMMALTRGAWSGGDLLVELDHGVLDRFLISPVSRAALIGGHLCHQAIAVMAQSLVVLLLAALAGARLPGGLPGMLAMLAAATLVVLAVGSLSMAFSLVIRKPQTLTATIQFVLLPLVFLSSAFIEQRLAAPWIAFVARFNPIDWAVQAGRSALSAAPDWGLVFTRLGWLFLLAAVCAAVTVRSFRAYQRSL; via the coding sequence ATGACCGCCACGCTCACCCAGTCGTGGTTCATGACCACCCGCCTGCTGCGCGGCACCGTACGGCAGCCGCTGTTCCTTGCCATCGGACTGGTGCAGCCGGTGGTCTGGCTGCTGATCTTCGGCCAGCTGTTCGGCCGGGTGACCGAGCTCGGCGGCTTCGGCACGCGGTCGTACCTGGACTACCTCACTCCCGGCGTGCTGGTGATGATGGCGCTGACCCGTGGCGCGTGGAGCGGCGGCGACCTGCTGGTCGAGCTGGACCACGGCGTGCTCGACCGGTTCCTGATCTCGCCGGTGTCGCGCGCCGCGCTGATCGGCGGCCACCTCTGTCACCAGGCGATCGCGGTGATGGCGCAGTCGCTGGTCGTCCTGCTGCTCGCCGCGCTGGCCGGCGCCCGGCTGCCCGGTGGCCTGCCCGGCATGCTGGCGATGCTGGCCGCCGCGACCCTGGTGGTGCTCGCGGTCGGCTCGCTGTCGATGGCGTTCTCGCTGGTCATCCGCAAGCCGCAGACGCTGACCGCGACCATCCAGTTTGTCCTGCTGCCGCTGGTCTTCCTCAGCTCGGCGTTCATCGAACAGCGGCTGGCGGCGCCGTGGATCGCGTTCGTCGCCCGGTTCAACCCGATCGACTGGGCCGTCCAGGCTGGCCGCAGCGCGCTGTCGGCGGCTCCCGACTGGGGTCTGGTGTTCACCCGGCTCGGCTGGCTCTTCCTACTCGCCGCGGTATGCGCCGCCGTCACGGTCCGGTCGTTTCGCGCCTATCAGCGGTCGCTATGA
- a CDS encoding glycosyltransferase family 2 protein, with protein sequence MTLVPRPRVSVVIPAYNEGKDIVPVLDRLFEAVTLPCEVLVVVDLPDDTTVDVIEEYRRNHPGLRCVVNTYGRGPANAIRFGIDAAVAPVTVVTMADGCDDPRQIDDLTRLVERGVAVAAASRYMPGGQQVGGPRLKALISKLAGLSLWMLAHLGTRDATNSYKAYATDFVRSVGIHSRDGFEIGIELIAKAKRLRRPVAELPTIWLDRQAGVSNFRIARWMPKYFRWWRFAFGPRLTVAQIRARATKGQ encoded by the coding sequence GTGACCCTCGTGCCGCGACCGCGCGTGTCCGTCGTCATCCCGGCGTACAACGAAGGCAAGGACATCGTTCCGGTGCTCGACCGGCTCTTCGAGGCCGTCACGCTGCCATGCGAGGTGCTGGTCGTCGTCGACCTGCCGGACGACACGACCGTCGATGTGATCGAGGAATACCGCCGAAACCATCCGGGTCTGCGGTGCGTGGTCAACACGTACGGCCGGGGACCGGCGAACGCCATTCGCTTCGGCATCGACGCCGCGGTCGCCCCGGTCACCGTCGTCACGATGGCGGACGGTTGCGACGATCCGCGCCAGATCGACGACCTGACGCGGCTGGTCGAACGCGGTGTCGCGGTGGCCGCGGCGTCTCGCTACATGCCCGGCGGTCAGCAGGTCGGCGGTCCGCGGCTGAAGGCGCTGATCTCCAAGCTCGCCGGACTTTCGCTGTGGATGCTGGCACATCTGGGCACGCGTGATGCGACGAACTCGTACAAGGCATACGCCACCGACTTCGTCCGGTCGGTGGGGATCCACAGCCGCGACGGTTTCGAGATCGGCATCGAGCTGATCGCCAAGGCCAAACGGCTGCGCCGGCCGGTCGCCGAGCTGCCGACCATCTGGCTCGACCGCCAGGCCGGGGTGTCCAACTTCCGGATCGCGCGGTGGATGCCGAAATACTTCCGCTGGTGGCGGTTCGCCTTCGGGCCGCGGCTGACGGTGGCCCAGATCCGCGCTCGTGCGACGAAAGGTCAATGA
- a CDS encoding nucleotide sugar dehydrogenase — MTTSLENQTGFARDVVVIGGCGHVGLPLAIALADRGARVGIYDVNADSVRAVNAGRMPFDEAGAPEVLTRALESGRLKASVDPSVISTAENVVVVIGTPVDRHLNPDQAAISEALAACGDHFRDGQLIVLRSTVYPGVTASVEKMVAGLGVELDVAFCPERIAEGRAMTELFDLPQIVSSRTPEGLRRAGKLFSLLTGKVVEMAPEEAELAKLFTNVWRYVKFATANQLYMMANDRGLDFERIRAGLTADYPRAADMPGPGFAAGPCLFKDTMQLAAYNNNNFALGHTAMAINEGLPLYLVDRVERRFDLSGLTVGILGMAFKGESDDIRSSLSYKLKRILKFKAARVLCTDPYVTVDPQLRPLDEVVDASDLLFVAAPHETYRGLTTDKPVVDVWNILGAGVRV; from the coding sequence ATGACGACTTCCTTGGAAAACCAGACCGGATTCGCACGTGACGTGGTCGTGATCGGCGGCTGCGGTCACGTCGGACTGCCACTGGCGATCGCGCTCGCCGACCGCGGCGCACGCGTCGGGATCTATGACGTCAACGCCGATTCGGTACGCGCGGTCAACGCCGGCCGGATGCCGTTCGACGAGGCCGGCGCGCCCGAAGTGCTGACCAGAGCGCTGGAATCGGGACGGTTGAAGGCATCCGTCGACCCCTCAGTGATCTCGACCGCGGAAAACGTGGTGGTGGTGATCGGTACGCCGGTCGACCGGCACCTCAACCCCGACCAGGCCGCGATCAGCGAGGCGCTGGCCGCCTGCGGCGACCACTTCCGCGACGGCCAGCTGATCGTCCTGCGCAGCACCGTCTATCCCGGTGTCACCGCCAGTGTCGAGAAAATGGTCGCCGGCCTCGGCGTCGAGCTGGACGTGGCCTTCTGCCCGGAGCGGATCGCCGAAGGCCGCGCGATGACCGAGCTTTTCGACCTGCCGCAGATCGTCTCCAGCCGTACGCCCGAAGGCCTCCGCCGCGCCGGAAAGCTTTTCTCGTTGCTGACCGGCAAAGTCGTGGAGATGGCACCGGAGGAAGCGGAGCTGGCCAAGCTCTTCACCAACGTGTGGCGATATGTCAAGTTTGCGACCGCCAACCAGCTCTACATGATGGCCAACGACCGCGGCCTGGACTTCGAGCGGATCCGCGCCGGCCTGACCGCCGACTATCCGCGCGCGGCCGACATGCCTGGCCCGGGTTTCGCGGCGGGGCCGTGCCTTTTCAAGGACACGATGCAGCTCGCGGCCTACAACAACAACAATTTCGCGCTCGGCCACACCGCGATGGCGATCAACGAAGGCCTGCCGCTCTATCTCGTCGACCGGGTCGAGCGGCGCTTCGACCTGTCCGGCCTGACCGTCGGCATCCTCGGCATGGCCTTCAAAGGCGAGTCCGACGACATCCGGTCAAGTTTGTCGTACAAACTCAAGCGAATCCTCAAGTTCAAGGCGGCGCGCGTGCTGTGCACCGACCCGTACGTCACGGTCGACCCGCAGCTGCGGCCGCTGGACGAGGTGGTCGACGCGTCCGACCTGCTTTTCGTGGCCGCACCGCACGAAACCTACCGCGGCCTGACGACCGACAAGCCGGTGGTCGACGTGTGGAACATTCTCGGTGCCGGGGTGCGGGTGTGA
- a CDS encoding NAD-dependent epimerase/dehydratase family protein, with translation MTVVVIGAGGLIGGALQSVLRRSGVAVTGFTRQSPAIVDGRPHPALISARTVYYLASTISPSNVDGAAADHTDFVRLLDGLTAAGRRPTVVLGSSGGTAYDPTASPPYAEDSPVAPADPYGRAKVRMEDELLARAGQLRPVVLRLANVYGPRPDGTGGFGVVAHWLRAIAEGRPVRLFGDPRTVRDHVFVGDVVDAMLAVRRAAPLPSVLNLGSGRPVSLADLFEVVRAVTGTRPEVERLPSRGRDRPAVWLDVRLARSALDWWARTPLEAGIAQTWRALLDTYSAVNR, from the coding sequence ATGACCGTCGTCGTCATCGGCGCCGGTGGCCTGATCGGCGGCGCGCTCCAGTCGGTGTTGCGGCGCTCCGGCGTCGCGGTCACCGGCTTCACCCGGCAGTCGCCGGCGATCGTCGACGGCCGGCCACATCCGGCCCTGATCTCGGCGCGTACGGTCTACTACCTGGCGTCCACCATCTCACCGTCCAATGTGGACGGAGCGGCCGCCGACCACACCGATTTCGTGCGGCTGCTCGACGGACTCACCGCCGCCGGACGGCGACCGACGGTCGTGCTCGGCAGCTCCGGCGGCACCGCGTACGACCCGACCGCTTCCCCGCCATACGCAGAGGACTCGCCGGTCGCGCCGGCCGATCCGTACGGCCGCGCGAAGGTCCGGATGGAGGACGAGCTGCTGGCGCGCGCCGGCCAGCTGCGACCGGTGGTGCTGCGGCTGGCCAACGTGTACGGGCCGCGGCCGGACGGCACCGGCGGCTTTGGCGTTGTGGCGCACTGGTTGCGGGCGATCGCCGAGGGCCGGCCGGTGCGGCTCTTCGGTGACCCGCGGACCGTCCGCGACCACGTCTTCGTCGGCGACGTGGTCGACGCGATGCTTGCCGTACGGCGGGCCGCCCCGCTGCCGTCGGTGCTCAACCTCGGGTCGGGCCGGCCGGTGTCGCTCGCGGACCTGTTCGAGGTCGTACGCGCGGTGACCGGCACCCGGCCGGAGGTGGAGCGGCTGCCGTCGCGCGGCCGGGACCGGCCGGCGGTGTGGCTGGACGTGCGACTGGCCCGGTCGGCGCTGGACTGGTGGGCCCGTACGCCGCTGGAGGCCGGCATCGCGCAGACCTGGCGGGCCCTGTTGGACACGTACTCGGCAGTCAATCGGTGA
- a CDS encoding glycosyltransferase, with translation MANFLISTMPETGHVYPALPIAAALVQRGHDVRWHTGADFAERIRRTGAAYLPMRHAPRFQDLSRRPKQGRGWPAVAGALTRLFVEPARGQLMDYQDILSDFAADVVLNESTAGLGPRLLYELGGPPWARLGVTPLPSLPTSVIPPLVSPSVFADPPRVLPYSEDPATQERYRRLNWEAANVHMAPLTEALNELRDSVGLGPQPAGETGFAATISPFLQVQTGTPAFDYPRPELPPQVHHVGPLLPPDPGVFELPPWWEDVVAADRPVIHVTQGTVAVDPSSLLRPTIEALADEDLLVVATGGEACETGPLPANVRIARSIPYPLLLPHVDVMVTNGGIGGILAALAHGIPLVGGGRTEDKPAICARIAHTGVGIDLKTGTPSVAQIGDAVRRVIGDPAYQRAASRVRADFARHDAPAEAADLLERLAASQAPVV, from the coding sequence ATGGCCAACTTCCTGATCAGCACCATGCCGGAGACCGGACACGTCTATCCGGCGCTTCCGATCGCCGCGGCGCTCGTCCAGCGCGGGCACGACGTGCGCTGGCACACCGGTGCGGACTTCGCCGAGCGGATCCGGCGGACCGGCGCGGCGTACCTGCCGATGCGGCACGCGCCGCGGTTCCAGGACCTCAGCAGGCGGCCGAAGCAGGGCCGCGGCTGGCCGGCCGTGGCCGGTGCGCTGACCCGGCTGTTCGTCGAGCCGGCGCGCGGGCAGCTGATGGACTACCAGGACATCCTGTCCGACTTCGCCGCGGACGTCGTGCTGAACGAGTCGACCGCGGGGCTCGGTCCGCGGCTGCTGTACGAGCTCGGCGGACCGCCGTGGGCCCGGCTCGGCGTGACGCCGCTGCCCAGCCTGCCGACCTCGGTGATCCCGCCGCTGGTGTCGCCGTCGGTCTTCGCCGACCCGCCGCGTGTGCTGCCGTACTCGGAGGATCCGGCGACGCAGGAGCGTTATCGGCGGTTGAACTGGGAGGCCGCCAACGTCCACATGGCGCCGCTGACCGAGGCGTTGAACGAGCTTCGGGACAGCGTCGGGCTGGGGCCGCAGCCAGCCGGCGAGACCGGCTTCGCCGCGACGATCTCGCCGTTTCTGCAGGTGCAGACCGGCACGCCGGCCTTCGACTATCCGCGGCCGGAGCTGCCGCCGCAGGTGCACCACGTCGGTCCGCTGCTGCCGCCGGACCCCGGCGTCTTCGAGCTGCCGCCGTGGTGGGAGGACGTGGTCGCGGCGGACCGGCCGGTCATCCACGTCACGCAGGGCACGGTCGCGGTGGACCCGTCGAGCCTGCTGCGGCCGACCATCGAGGCGCTGGCCGACGAGGACCTGCTGGTCGTCGCGACCGGCGGCGAGGCCTGCGAGACCGGTCCGCTGCCGGCGAACGTACGGATCGCGCGGTCTATCCCGTATCCGCTGCTGCTGCCGCATGTCGACGTGATGGTGACCAACGGCGGCATCGGCGGGATCCTGGCCGCGCTCGCGCACGGCATCCCGCTGGTCGGCGGTGGACGTACGGAGGACAAGCCGGCGATCTGCGCGCGGATCGCTCACACCGGCGTCGGGATCGACCTCAAGACCGGCACGCCGTCGGTGGCGCAGATCGGTGACGCCGTACGCCGTGTGATCGGCGATCCGGCATATCAGCGCGCCGCCTCGCGCGTACGGGCCGACTTCGCGCGGCACGATGCGCCGGCCGAGGCGGCCGACCTACTGGAACGGCTGGCCGCGAGCCAGGCGCCGGTCGTCTAG